The following are from one region of the Mustela lutreola isolate mMusLut2 chromosome 7, mMusLut2.pri, whole genome shotgun sequence genome:
- the LCMT2 gene encoding tRNA wybutosine-synthesizing protein 4 encodes MGPRSRERRAGAVQSTNDSSALSKSSLAAHGYVLDPFAALLVPGTARRAPLIHRGYYVRARAVGHCVRAFLERTCAAPSALRPQILSLGAGSDSMYFRLKSAGHLAGTAVWEVDFPDVARRKAEKIQDTPELCALTGPFQTRASALCFESVDYHLLGVDLRQLSRLDEALAAAGLNAAAPTLLLAEAVLTYLEPKDAAALIAWAAQRFSDAIFVTYEQMRPHDAFGQVMQQHFRQLSSPLHGLDRFPDVEAQKHRFLQAGWTACSAVDMNEFYRCFLPSEECQRVENLEPFDEFEEWHLKCAHYFILAASRGHTLFETLVFPPSEMFPRIDPASPSGVFPASVVTSDSKGPNLKRYGHASVLLNRNIILSAGGFGEQEGRHCRVSKFHLLSRYGDFEWKSNQICSCETGAQWDGRLYHTMTRLSDTEVLVLGGRLSPVTPALEILQLGISKSKDNTTKDLNVTITKADPEDSTLSCWRHSTTEVSYDNQKYLFVYGGRSVVEPVLSDWHFLHTGTMAWVNIPVVGEAPEGRHSHSACSWQGGALIAGGLGASEEPLSSVLFLKPISCGFLWESIIIQPPITPRYSHTAHVLNGKLLLVGGVWIHSSSVPGVTIIDLTTGLSSEYQIDTTCVPWPLMLHNHTSILLPEEQQLLLLGGGGNCFSFGTYLNPHTVTLGLSSLRAGQ; translated from the coding sequence ATGGGCCCGCGGAGCCGCGAGCGTCGGGCTGGAGCAGTACAGAGCACTAATGACAGCAGCGCCCTCAGCAAGAGTTCCCTGGCCGCGCATGGGTACGTACTCGACCCCTTTGCCGCGCTGCTCGTTCCGGGAACTGCGCGGCGCGCGCCGCTCATCCACCGCGGCTACTACGTCCGCGCACGCGCCGTGGGGCATTGCGTACGCGCCTTCCTGGAACGGACGTGCGCGGCTCCGAGTGCTCTTCGACCTCAGATCTTGTCGCTGGGAGCGGGTTCAGATTCGATGTATTTTCGCCTGAAATCTGCGGGCCATTTGGCCGGGACTGCAGTCTGGGAAGTAGATTTTCCGGACGTGGCCCGGCGCAAGGCAGAGAAGATTCAAGATACGCCGGAGCTGTGCGCGTTAACTGGGCCTTTCCAGACCAGGGCGTCCGCGCTGTGCTTTGAGAGTGTGGACTACCACCTCCTAGGGGTGGACCTGCGACAGCTCTCGCGTTTGGACGAGGCCCTGGCCGCCGCTGGCCTTAACGCGGCCGCACCCACTCTGCTTCTAGCTGAGGCTGTGCTGACCTACCTTGAGCCGAAAGATGCCGCGGCCCTCATCGCCTGGGCAGCCCAGCGTTTTTCTGATGCCATTTTCGTGACCTACGAGCAGATGAGGCCGCATGACGCCTTTGGGCAGGTCATGCAGCAGCATTTTCGGCAGCTCAGTTCTCCCCTGCATGGCCTAGACCGCTTTCCCGACGTGGAGGCCCAGAAGCACCGCTTCCTTCAGGCTGGCTGGACTGCCTGCTCTGCCGTGGACATGAATGAATTCTATCGCTGCTTTCTCCCCTCAGAAGAATGCCAGCGCGTGGAGAATCTTGAACCTTTTGATGAGTTTGAGGAGTGGCATTTGAAGTGCGCCCACTATTTCATTCTGGCCGCTTCTAGGGGACACACTCTTTTCGAAACTCTGGTGTTTCCACCCTCAGAGATGTTTCCTCGAATAGATCCTGCTTCTCCATCAGGCGTCTTCCCTGCCAGTGTAGTCACTAGTGACAGCAAAGGCCCAAACCTTAAGAGATATGGGCATGCCTCTGTCCTTTTGAACCGAAACATTATTCTTAGTGCAGGAGGATTTGGAGAGCAGGAAGGGCGGCATTGCCGAGTGAGCAAGTTTCACTTGCTTTCAAGATATGGTGACTTCGAATGGAAAAGCAACCAAATATGCAGTTGTGAGACTGGAGCCCAGTGGGATGGGCGCCTTTATCACACCATGACGAGACTTTCAGATACTGAGGTTTTGGTTCTTGGAGGGAGACTGTCCCCAGTAACCCCAGCGTTGGAGATTCTCCAACTTGGTATCTCTAAGAGTAAGGATAATACGACTAAGGATCTAAATGTAACAATAACAAAGGCGGATCCAGAAGATTCCACGTTGTCATGTTGGCGGCATTCAACAACAGAAGTGTCCTATGACAATCAGAAATACTTGTTTGTGTATGGGGGTCGAAGTGTGGTAGAACCTGTACTAAGTGACTGGCATTTCCTACATACGGGGACAATGGCTTGGGTCAATATCCCAGTAGTGGGGGAAGCACCTGAAGGTCGGCATTCACACAGTGCCTGCAGCTGGCAAGGGGGAGCCCTTATTGCTGGAGGTCTGGGTGCTTCTGAGGAGCCACTAAGCTCTGTACTCTTTCTAAAACCAATCTCTTGTGGATTCCTCTGGGAATCCATAATCATCCAGCCTCCCATTACACCAAGGTATTCCCACACAGCTCATGTGCTCAATGGGAAGCTTCTACTAGTTGGAGGGGTCTGGATTCATTCTTCCTCAGTTCCTGGGGTGACTATAATTGATTTGACTACAGGATTGAGCTCTGAGTATCAGATTGACACAACATGTGTGCCATGGCCATTAATGTTACACAATCATACCAGCATCCTCCTTCCTGAAGAGCAGCAGCTCCTGCTCCTTGGAGGTGGTGGGAACTGCTTTTCCTTTGGCACCTACTTAAACCCCCATACAGTGACATTAGGCCTTTCTTCCTTACGTGCTGGACAGTAG